The DNA window GCCTCCAGGACCGCGTCTGTCAGGCCTACGAAGGCCTGGTCTACATGGATTTCAACCGGGAGGCCATGAACCGCCTCGGGCACGGGCTCTACGAATCTCTCGATCCCGGCCTGCTGCCGCGGCTCTACCTGGCATACCGCAACGATCTGGGCCAGGTCTCCGGCATTTATCACAACGATTTGAGGGGCCGCTGGAACCGGGGAGAGCAGGCGGTCCACCGGGCCATGGAGGAGTTCGCCGAGCTGGCCCGGATGGGGCGGGACTGCCTGTTGCAAGGGGACACGGTGAAGTTGGCCGAACTAATGGACCGGAACTTCGATATTCGGTCCGGGCTTTCCAGTTTGGAACCCAGGAACGTGGAGATGATCGAGCTGGCCCGATCCCGCGGGGTCAGCGCCAAATTCGCCGGTTCGGGCGGAGCCATCGTCGGAATCTGCGAATCCGACGAGACCTTCCTGGGACTGCAGGAAGACTTTCGCACCATTGGCTGCACCGTCATCCGGCCCAGAGTGAGTTAG is part of the Acidobacteriota bacterium genome and encodes:
- a CDS encoding GHMP kinase is translated as MKITRASANARIGLLGNPSDGFFGKTISCILRNYAANVVVYEWPELEIILSRQDRCEFRQMEDLVDDVRINGLYGGLRLVKATIKVFAEYCWREEIRLPQQNFSLRYETDVPRQVGLGGSSAIITAAMRGLAEFYQVSIPREIMPGLVLSVETEEIGIEAGLQDRVCQAYEGLVYMDFNREAMNRLGHGLYESLDPGLLPRLYLAYRNDLGQVSGIYHNDLRGRWNRGEQAVHRAMEEFAELARMGRDCLLQGDTVKLAELMDRNFDIRSGLSSLEPRNVEMIELARSRGVSAKFAGSGGAIVGICESDETFLGLQEDFRTIGCTVIRPRVS